The Pantoea vagans genome contains the following window.
GTAAGCATATGCTTGCGACTCACCATGATTGGTATTAATTTCTTCGCTAATATCAGAAAGGGAGGCACACATTGGAACCGGAATCATCTACACAACGCCCTTATTACGCCGAGAATATTCACTTTCTGGCTGGCGGGAGAGCGCCTCTACGCGCTGTAAGACTTTTATCAGCGCGCGACATGTATGCTGCTTGCGACGCGTTCTTGAGTCAGACACAAAATTACCGACCAGAGCGTTGGCTTGGTTCAAAATCCAGTCGAGACGACCTTGCTCGTCTTTTCGAATGGAATACTGGAGCAGATTGGCTACCACACGGAGAATGGAAAGGCTCAGTTCAGCGCGCATTGAATAACGTGCTCCAACAGCTAGAGAGCAGCCATAGACACGAATTCTATGAGTGGGATGACTGGGAATCTCTACAGTCAGATATTCACATTTCGCTTCAAGCGACTCGTAGGACTGTTGAGTTTTTCTGCGCGGGAGATCCACGATTTCTGCCAATGCCGACAGACTTGTTTTTGGTTCCTGATCACTTCGGGAAATTCCTCTGCACTCTGATTGCTGGAACTGTAAGTCCTGCATAGATCTCAACGGTTGATAGCGAAATGACACCGGGATGTCGTAATGGACTGCATCCGATTTATGCTGAACGTGAGATTTAGAATTACTCATGCCGCACCGCCTTTGCGAGCATTTCCAAATCTTTCTTCAATGTCCTGGCAGCATACGCAGCGGGTCACGCCATGAATGGCGCGGCGACGTTGTTCTGGGATAGGAGCGTTGCAGTCCTCACAGAATGACGCAGATACACCTACAGGACGATTAGTGATTAACGCGATGCTGCGTTCGAGCATTTCCTCGGTACGCTGCTGCACAATATCCATTGAGTCGGCCATCAGTGCGTCTCCGCAATTTGCGTTTGGATTTTTTCGATTTCCTGATGGAGCAGTTCGGCAGCTTCAATCGACGATAATTCGTCGTGACGGATTTTCGCGGCCAATATGTTCAGACGATTGACCATCAAGTCAGCGCGATCGCGACGCTCTTCTTTGCGCGCGTCATTGAGCATCATGTCGAGGTCGATATATGAAGCCGTTTGTTTAGATTGGGATGAATAAATCAGCATGTAATTTCCTGTTTTTGGGCAAAGTGAATCCCGGCGGGTTTACGCCAGTTAATTGCATTGAGTTAATTAGTTAGAAAGCGTCATTCGCTTAGGGAATAAACTCACAACGGCTTTTAATTGGTTCATTGCACGAATGACTGCGGATTTTTCATCGGTGCTTAATTCGCTAAAATCAGCGCTGTGTCGGTCTTTACCGATATTCGCCAGGAAAAAGATTGCGCTTAGTGCGCGCTTATTGTCCTGGTAGTTGTTGTCTCTCACATCACGTATTGAGTCGAAGAATCGCGATAAATCTTTTTCACCGTCGCCGCCCTTAAACTGCGAGCGCAATAACGCAACGTGATTGAGTGCGGCGACGCGCTGACCGGCACTCAATTCGACAAGCATTGAATCGCCTTCAATAGCCATGATTTGCCTCTCTTGGGTATTGCCTGAGATCGTGGTGCGCCTGAAACCTTTTTAACCGGATGCCAGCGCTTACCGTTATAACCTAAAATCCATCCGTGCCCGTAGGACATTGACGGGCTTTGCCTCTTGAGCTGTGCAGCAAATGAAATCATGGCTGCACCTCACACCACGCCGAACGAAGCGCCAAGGACGCTGATCGCATCGACTGTAGAAGACAAAGCAGGGTTAGCCTGTATGCGCGCTTGAACAGCGATTGCGGCCAGCGTTAAGCAGCGAATACCGCTATTCACGTTTTGTAGTAGACCGCGTTTGCAGCTCGCGCTTAATTGCTCAGTTGAGATCGCGCCAGCAGCGAGTTGACCAACCTCAGCGGTGGCTTTCATCACATACAGTGGCAGCTTGTCGTTGGCGACTTCGTTGACCGGCACGCAAGGCAAGCACTGGATTTGTGCAAGCAAGCCATCAATGAGCGTCGCATCTTCGGTGACATCGGTAAGCGTTAACACTTCTTGCACGGTGAGCTGGTGCGGCTGGTCGGGATTAAGTTTGTTACGCAGCGTTTGCGCGCGCATGCCAGCTTGCTGTGCAACGTCTTTCATGTTGTGCGCTAACGCGAACTTGCGACAAGCGTCGTCGTAGTGCGTATGGGTAGAAACCTTGAAATCAAACATGTTTGAAATGACCTCAACTTGCAAAATCAAATTAGGGTTTGATGTAGCGACATTTGATTGCGTGTTGGCGGTTTTTTTCACGCCAAGCTGCAACATTGATTAAGGCATTGCCGTGTTTGATCATCGTGGTCTCGGCCTTCTCACCGGTCTTTTTATTGGTGCGATTCTGCGTAAGAGTGCGAGTAGGAGTTGGTGCCAATAAAACTACGCCATTGGATATCCATTTCTCGAGTACAGAGTCACTGATGCGGTTCGCTGCGGCAAAGTCTTTCTTAGACATGGTAGGGGAAGTCGCTAGCGCGACAGCTTTGTTAACAGCCTCGTTAACCGCTTCGCTGATAACAGGCATCAAAATTGCAGCGACATTGGCAATTAAATCTTTAGATTGCACTAAGTCAAATGCGTTTTGGCTGTTTGCATTTTCAGTATGCATAACGCAGTATCTCCTCGTGGTCGTTTTGTTCTACTGTGTTTCATGTGGTGTGAATACACCTTAGATCGTAAAAGCGATTTGGTAAATGATTATTTATCACTTAATGGTGTTTTTATGATTGAAGAGAAGGGCGGCAGTACTCAGATTCTCGAGAGACTCATGTCTTCTTATGGGGTTAACACTCAGAAAGATCTCGCGGCGGCGCTTGGCATACCCGCTAACAACATTAGTGGATGGACTCAGCGTGATAGCGTTCCAGGTAATGCCATCATCAAATGCGCATTAGATACTGGAGCTGAATTGCGTTGGCTGGTATCTGGAGAACTTGCAAAAGCAAGTTTTATTAGAGGGGCCGATGCATTAATAGGCAAGGTTCTTTATGACGAGATAACTTCCAGTGGTGGTAAACCTGTCCTGCGCAGGATAATGGATGCCTATGGTTTTACACTTCAAAAGCAGCTCTGCGAACGTCTTGGCATATCTTCTGGGACAGTTAGTACGTGGGTTCGCAGGAATTATTTTCCTGGTGATGTTGTTGTAACATGTGCTCTTGAGACTGGTGCATCATTACAATGGTTAGCTACAGGGAAGGAAAACCAGAAAAAGTCTTTAGATAACGAACACAATGTTACTTCTATTCCTAAAAAAAATCTCAATGATGGCGTTTTAATTGATACGGGCTTTTGGAGTGTAGACCTAAGCATTATTTCTAATGTTATAAAAACTCCCATATTGATATCCAGTAATACAGACCTTTGGATAATTGACGGGAGTGTTAATGAATTAAGTAATGGATTGTGGCTTCTTGGTGTTGATGATAAATATGATATTTATAAAGTAGCACTACTCCCTGGAAAAAAAATAAGTGTTAATTCTGGAGGGGATAGTTTTGTCTGCATGGATAATGAAGTTTATGGTTATGGAAAAGTGGCAGTTACTATCGGAAAAAATTTTTAGGGTAAGATGGTAACGGTATTAGGGCGATTAATTATTTATTGAGGTCGACATGGAACTTGTTTATGTCTTCGCTTTAGAACATAAAATACTAAATGGTTTCGGCGCAAAAT
Protein-coding sequences here:
- a CDS encoding TraR/DksA family transcriptional regulator encodes the protein MADSMDIVQQRTEEMLERSIALITNRPVGVSASFCEDCNAPIPEQRRRAIHGVTRCVCCQDIEERFGNARKGGAA
- a CDS encoding DUF2732 family protein, encoding MLIYSSQSKQTASYIDLDMMLNDARKEERRDRADLMVNRLNILAAKIRHDELSSIEAAELLHQEIEKIQTQIAETH
- a CDS encoding DUF5347 family protein, whose protein sequence is MAIEGDSMLVELSAGQRVAALNHVALLRSQFKGGDGEKDLSRFFDSIRDVRDNNYQDNKRALSAIFFLANIGKDRHSADFSELSTDEKSAVIRAMNQLKAVVSLFPKRMTLSN
- a CDS encoding phage filamentation protein Fil family protein, producing MISFAAQLKRQSPSMSYGHGWILGYNGKRWHPVKKVSGAPRSQAIPKRGKSWLLKAIQCLSN
- a CDS encoding phage regulatory CII family protein — translated: MFDFKVSTHTHYDDACRKFALAHNMKDVAQQAGMRAQTLRNKLNPDQPHQLTVQEVLTLTDVTEDATLIDGLLAQIQCLPCVPVNEVANDKLPLYVMKATAEVGQLAAGAISTEQLSASCKRGLLQNVNSGIRCLTLAAIAVQARIQANPALSSTVDAISVLGASFGVV
- a CDS encoding phage repressor protein CI is translated as MIEEKGGSTQILERLMSSYGVNTQKDLAAALGIPANNISGWTQRDSVPGNAIIKCALDTGAELRWLVSGELAKASFIRGADALIGKVLYDEITSSGGKPVLRRIMDAYGFTLQKQLCERLGISSGTVSTWVRRNYFPGDVVVTCALETGASLQWLATGKENQKKSLDNEHNVTSIPKKNLNDGVLIDTGFWSVDLSIISNVIKTPILISSNTDLWIIDGSVNELSNGLWLLGVDDKYDIYKVALLPGKKISVNSGGDSFVCMDNEVYGYGKVAVTIGKNF